One region of Faecalibacter bovis genomic DNA includes:
- a CDS encoding GreA/GreB family elongation factor — MSTKLILTTGIYDLIKDHLRRKKVTKSQEVILTEGLRNAKQVLRRDLPKDIVSVNNILRVKDVSTNDEIEVKLVAPDKAKFKKDKYSILSNLGLATVGKAVGETVEWPTATEIKTYQILATLPID; from the coding sequence ATGTCAACAAAATTAATTTTAACAACAGGTATTTACGATTTAATTAAAGATCATTTAAGAAGAAAAAAAGTAACAAAATCACAAGAAGTAATTCTAACTGAAGGTCTACGTAATGCAAAGCAAGTTCTTCGTAGAGATCTACCGAAAGATATTGTTTCTGTAAACAATATTTTAAGAGTTAAAGATGTGTCAACAAATGATGAAATAGAAGTGAAATTAGTAGCACCTGATAAAGCAAAATTCAAGAAAGATAAATATTCAATTTTGTCAAATTTAGGATTAGCTACTGTTGGAAAAGCAGTAGGTGAAACTGTGGAATGGCCTACGGCAACAGAAATCAAAACATATCAAATATTAGCTACATTACCAATTGATTAA